In a single window of the Cumulibacter soli genome:
- a CDS encoding SPFH domain-containing protein, producing MTQLVHDENSTGGQPAGTPVGPDGSRVDVSERRAWSIDGFAGLVISLVLLGLGTWLVVSGAIALDGGDSGGGAVAALVGGIILVLIGILLGTSLVIVPPGQTQVVQFFGRYIGTVRKAGLRMVVPLSTHKKVSVRVHNFETHELKVNDADGNPINIAAIVVWQVADTAKATFAVEEYEDFVAVQAESALRHVAMSHPYDNDATEVTLRGDTDIISGELADEVAERITLAGLEVIEVRISALAYAQEIAQAMLQRQQASAIIAAREKIVEGAVGMVDGALTRLEAQGVVELDEERRATMVSNLLVVLCSERGTTPVVNAGSLY from the coding sequence ATGACGCAGTTGGTGCATGACGAGAACTCAACCGGCGGGCAGCCAGCGGGAACTCCGGTCGGCCCGGATGGCTCGCGGGTTGATGTGAGCGAGCGCAGGGCCTGGTCGATTGACGGGTTCGCGGGCCTAGTGATTTCGCTGGTCTTGCTTGGACTCGGAACTTGGCTGGTGGTTTCCGGTGCGATTGCCCTCGATGGCGGCGACAGCGGTGGCGGTGCGGTGGCCGCGCTGGTCGGTGGGATTATTCTGGTGCTGATCGGCATCCTGCTAGGGACCTCACTGGTCATCGTGCCGCCGGGGCAGACGCAAGTTGTGCAGTTCTTCGGCCGCTACATCGGAACGGTTCGCAAGGCCGGTCTGCGGATGGTCGTGCCGCTGAGTACGCACAAGAAGGTGTCCGTGCGGGTGCACAACTTCGAGACCCACGAGTTGAAGGTCAACGACGCCGACGGCAACCCGATCAATATCGCCGCCATCGTGGTGTGGCAGGTCGCGGATACCGCTAAGGCGACGTTCGCGGTGGAGGAGTACGAAGACTTCGTTGCCGTCCAGGCCGAGTCTGCGCTGCGGCATGTCGCGATGAGTCACCCGTATGACAATGACGCCACCGAGGTGACCCTGCGCGGTGATACCGACATCATCTCCGGCGAACTGGCGGACGAAGTAGCCGAACGCATCACGTTGGCCGGACTCGAGGTGATCGAGGTGCGGATCTCCGCGCTCGCGTATGCACAGGAGATCGCGCAGGCTATGCTGCAGCGCCAGCAGGCCTCGGCGATTATCGCCGCGCGCGAGAAGATCGTCGAGGGTGCAGTGGGAATGGTTGATGGCGCGCTGACGCGCTTGGAGGCGCAGGGAGTGGTCGAACTCGATGAGGAGCGACGCGCCACGATGGTCTCCAACCTTCTCGTAGTGCTGTGCTCCGAGCGCGGTACAACTCCGGTGGTTAACGCCGGATCGCTGTACTAG